One segment of Thermosynechococcus sp. HN-54 DNA contains the following:
- a CDS encoding site-2 protease family protein, with protein sequence MTWISLIVLGLILVLIVRQSAARVSQTPWWLLWLVLMLPAFFIAGWMLLLGNRPVPSGWLIFIFVTSSVLYLVLLRRGQPPLPAPPPNPPTLTTTPTENGKLLNQDEETQLQSCFPWGMYYLQQIEYRPQAVICRGQMRGDANQVYETVERNIAQRFGDRFLVMFQVGLSNKPFFALIPRDRLPQPQQLFRPGLSLGLLALTFLTTTVAGLALVAPDLTAAELRLNPSLLWQGLPYSVSLLLILGIHELGHFATAWYYGVKATLPYFIPLPFAIGTLGAFIQMRSPVPHRRALFDISMAGPIAGLVVTLPVLVWGLQQSEVVQLPSNASEQTLNPQVFSPRISILFALIAKAVFGAALKSDSALHLHPMAVAGVLGLVVTALNLMPVGQLDGGHIVHAMYGHRAGAIIGQVSRLLVLILSFIQPWLFVWALILFFMPAFDEPALNDVSELDNWRDALGLMALVLLLLIIFPVPALLADLLLPAHPIP encoded by the coding sequence ATGACATGGATTTCCCTTATTGTATTGGGTTTGATCTTGGTGTTGATTGTCCGCCAGAGTGCTGCGCGTGTCAGTCAAACCCCTTGGTGGCTCCTGTGGCTAGTGCTAATGCTGCCGGCGTTTTTTATTGCGGGTTGGATGCTGCTCCTAGGGAATAGGCCTGTGCCTTCGGGATGGCTGATCTTCATCTTTGTCACCAGTTCGGTGCTCTACCTTGTGCTCCTGCGGCGAGGGCAACCTCCCTTGCCGGCTCCGCCACCCAACCCTCCGACGTTGACAACAACGCCGACGGAAAATGGCAAGCTCCTCAATCAGGATGAAGAAACGCAATTGCAGAGCTGTTTCCCTTGGGGTATGTACTATCTGCAACAAATTGAGTATCGTCCGCAGGCGGTGATCTGCCGGGGGCAAATGCGCGGGGATGCCAACCAAGTCTATGAAACCGTGGAGCGCAATATCGCCCAACGCTTTGGCGATCGCTTTCTGGTCATGTTTCAAGTGGGTTTGAGTAATAAGCCCTTTTTTGCCTTGATTCCCCGCGATCGCCTGCCCCAGCCCCAACAGCTTTTTCGTCCTGGCCTCAGCCTTGGACTGTTGGCTTTGACGTTTCTCACCACAACGGTTGCTGGCTTGGCACTCGTGGCGCCTGATCTGACGGCAGCGGAACTGCGCCTCAATCCGAGTTTGCTCTGGCAGGGGTTGCCCTACAGTGTGAGTCTGCTGCTGATTTTGGGCATCCATGAACTGGGACACTTTGCCACCGCGTGGTACTACGGTGTGAAGGCGACACTGCCCTACTTTATTCCCCTGCCCTTTGCAATAGGAACATTGGGTGCCTTTATCCAGATGCGATCGCCCGTTCCCCACCGCCGTGCCCTCTTTGACATCAGTATGGCAGGCCCGATCGCCGGGTTAGTGGTGACTTTGCCAGTTCTAGTTTGGGGATTACAGCAGTCTGAGGTCGTGCAACTGCCCAGCAATGCTTCTGAGCAAACCCTCAATCCTCAGGTGTTTAGTCCGCGCATTTCGATTCTCTTTGCCCTGATTGCCAAAGCGGTTTTTGGGGCGGCCCTTAAAAGTGACAGTGCGCTGCACTTACATCCCATGGCAGTGGCGGGGGTGCTGGGATTAGTCGTCACCGCCTTAAACCTCATGCCGGTGGGTCAATTGGATGGGGGTCACATTGTTCATGCCATGTACGGCCATCGCGCCGGTGCCATCATTGGCCAAGTCAGCCGTTTGCTTGTGCTAATTCTCTCGTTTATTCAACCATGGCTTTTTGTCTGGGCGCTGATCCTTTTCTTCATGCCTGCTTTTGATGAACCAGCTCTCAATGATGTCAGCGAATTGGATAACTGGCGCGATGCCTTGGGGTTGATGGCCTTGGTCTTGCTGCTGCTGATTATTTTTCCTGTGCCAGCGCTGCTTGCGGATCTGCTACTGCCGGCACACCCAATACCATAG
- the ureC gene encoding urease subunit alpha: MSYRIDRQTYAETYGPTVGDRLRLADTDLIIEIEHDYTHYGDEVKFGGGKVIRDGMGQSPISNGEGAVDVVITNAVILDWWGVIKADVGIKDGKIYKIGKAGNPYTQDGVDIIIGPGTEAIAGEGRILTAGGIDAHIHFICPQQIATAIASGITTMIGGGTGPATGTNATTCTPGPWNIYRMLQAADAFPVNLGFLGKGNSSQPQGLIEQIEAGVVGLKLHEDWGSTPAAIDTCLSVAEDYDIQVAIHTDTLNESGFVEDTIAAFKNRTIHAYHTEGAGGGHAPDIIKLCGQANVLPSSTNPTRPYTINTLDEHLDMLMVCHHLDPSIPEDVAFAESRIRRETIAAEDILHDLGAFSIISSDSQAMGRVGESIIRTWQTAHKMKVQRGHLSDPNQPGVDHDNFRARRYVAKYTINPAITHGIAEYVGSVEVGKIADLCLWKPAFFGVKPELVIKGGMIAYAQMGDANASIPTPQPVHMQPMFASYGGCRTATSVTFMSQAGIANNLPEQLGLQKTVLPVRHIRQLRKADLKLNDYLPHIEVDPETYEVRADGELLTCEPATVLPLAQRYFLF, encoded by the coding sequence ATGAGCTACCGCATTGATCGTCAAACCTATGCCGAAACCTATGGCCCCACCGTGGGCGATCGCCTGCGGCTAGCGGATACAGACTTAATCATCGAAATTGAGCACGACTATACCCACTACGGCGATGAAGTCAAGTTTGGCGGTGGCAAAGTTATCCGTGACGGCATGGGTCAGTCTCCCATTAGCAACGGCGAAGGCGCCGTGGATGTCGTCATCACCAATGCCGTCATTCTCGATTGGTGGGGCGTGATCAAAGCCGATGTCGGCATCAAAGACGGCAAAATTTACAAGATTGGCAAAGCCGGCAACCCCTATACCCAAGACGGCGTAGATATCATTATCGGTCCCGGCACAGAGGCGATCGCCGGTGAAGGGAGGATCCTCACCGCTGGCGGGATTGATGCCCACATTCACTTTATCTGTCCACAGCAGATTGCCACCGCCATTGCCTCTGGCATTACGACCATGATTGGCGGCGGAACCGGCCCTGCCACCGGCACCAATGCCACCACCTGCACCCCAGGACCTTGGAACATTTACCGTATGCTGCAGGCGGCCGATGCCTTTCCAGTGAATCTCGGCTTTTTGGGCAAGGGGAATAGCAGTCAACCCCAAGGGCTGATTGAGCAAATAGAGGCAGGCGTTGTCGGTCTCAAGCTGCACGAAGACTGGGGAAGTACCCCTGCTGCCATTGACACCTGTTTGAGTGTTGCCGAAGACTACGACATTCAGGTGGCCATCCACACCGACACCCTCAACGAATCGGGCTTTGTCGAAGATACAATCGCGGCCTTCAAGAACCGCACTATTCACGCCTACCATACCGAGGGCGCAGGCGGCGGACACGCGCCGGACATCATCAAGCTCTGTGGTCAAGCCAATGTCTTACCCTCTTCCACCAATCCCACCCGCCCCTACACCATCAATACCCTCGATGAGCACCTTGACATGTTGATGGTGTGCCACCACCTCGACCCCAGCATTCCCGAAGATGTCGCCTTTGCTGAGTCCCGAATTCGCCGCGAAACCATTGCTGCTGAGGATATTCTCCACGACTTAGGCGCTTTTAGCATTATCTCCTCTGACTCCCAAGCAATGGGACGGGTGGGAGAGAGTATTATTCGCACGTGGCAAACCGCCCACAAAATGAAGGTGCAGCGAGGGCACCTCAGCGATCCCAATCAGCCGGGGGTGGATCATGACAACTTTCGCGCCCGCCGCTATGTCGCCAAGTACACGATTAATCCTGCCATCACCCACGGCATTGCGGAGTATGTGGGATCCGTAGAGGTGGGCAAAATCGCTGATCTTTGCCTTTGGAAGCCCGCCTTCTTTGGCGTTAAGCCGGAACTGGTGATCAAAGGAGGAATGATTGCCTACGCTCAAATGGGGGATGCCAATGCCAGTATTCCCACACCGCAACCCGTGCACATGCAACCCATGTTTGCTAGCTATGGGGGCTGCCGAACCGCCACATCGGTCACCTTTATGTCCCAAGCCGGTATTGCCAACAACCTCCCAGAACAGCTAGGCTTGCAAAAAACGGTGTTACCCGTACGCCACATCCGTCAACTGCGCAAAGCCGATCTCAAGCTCAATGACTACTTACCCCACATTGAAGTGGATCCCGAAACCTATGAGGTGCGTGCCGATGGTGAATTGCTCACCTGTGAACCCGCCACTGTCTTGCCCCTTGCCCAACGTTACTTTCTCTTTTAG
- the petG gene encoding cytochrome b6-f complex subunit V: protein MIEPLLCGIVLGLIPVTLAGLFFAAYQQYKRGSQFEL, encoded by the coding sequence ATGATTGAACCTTTGTTGTGTGGCATTGTTCTTGGCTTGATTCCGGTCACCTTGGCGGGTCTTTTCTTTGCGGCTTACCAGCAGTACAAGCGGGGCAGCCAATTTGAACTCTAG
- a CDS encoding trypsin-like peptidase domain-containing protein codes for MVRMRLSLAGIAIALGVLTGCPLRLPDRSPTTPNTGASLPPLATPERTNAAENFIAKVVAEAGPAVVSIDTLRLRRSQEDGFLNPFPIPDVPVRQGQGSGFIFTPDGKIMTNAHVVEGASAVRVTLPDGRQYDGKVVGADALTDVAVVQIDADNLPTVRLGNSDTLVPGEWAIAIGNPLGLSNTVTAGIISATGRASNEIGAADKRVSFIQTDAAINPGNSGGPLLNAAGQVVGVNTAVISQAQGLGFAIPINTAYRIAEQIITTGRAQHLYLGIRMVQLTPELAAQIRQDQPDWGFNQSQGTLIVGIAPNSPAARAGLRPGDWIAKINDLNQPTPQQVQSVVEQTKPGQTLTLEIQRGDRRQTVSLQPEPMPPELYPSSSPE; via the coding sequence ATGGTTCGCATGCGGTTGAGTCTGGCAGGGATAGCGATCGCCCTTGGGGTACTGACGGGGTGCCCTTTGCGTTTGCCCGATCGCAGTCCCACCACCCCCAATACAGGGGCATCTCTTCCGCCGCTTGCGACGCCTGAGCGCACCAATGCCGCTGAGAATTTCATTGCCAAAGTCGTGGCTGAGGCAGGGCCAGCGGTGGTGAGCATTGATACCCTACGACTGCGCCGCAGTCAAGAGGATGGTTTTCTCAATCCTTTTCCGATACCAGACGTGCCGGTACGCCAAGGGCAAGGGTCTGGGTTTATATTTACCCCCGATGGCAAGATTATGACCAATGCCCATGTGGTCGAGGGAGCCAGTGCTGTGCGAGTCACACTGCCCGATGGTCGCCAATACGACGGAAAAGTGGTGGGTGCCGATGCGCTGACGGATGTGGCAGTGGTGCAAATTGATGCCGACAATTTACCCACGGTGCGGCTAGGGAATTCGGATACCCTCGTCCCCGGTGAGTGGGCGATCGCCATCGGCAATCCCTTGGGGCTGAGTAACACCGTAACGGCTGGCATTATTAGTGCCACGGGGCGTGCCAGTAATGAGATTGGTGCTGCCGATAAGCGGGTGAGTTTCATTCAAACGGATGCAGCCATTAATCCCGGTAATTCGGGGGGGCCACTCCTCAATGCCGCCGGGCAAGTGGTGGGGGTGAATACGGCCGTGATCTCCCAAGCTCAGGGTCTGGGCTTTGCCATTCCCATCAATACGGCCTATCGCATTGCCGAGCAGATTATTACTACGGGTCGCGCCCAGCATCTCTATTTGGGGATTCGCATGGTGCAACTGACCCCCGAACTGGCCGCTCAAATCCGTCAGGATCAGCCCGACTGGGGCTTCAACCAAAGCCAAGGCACCCTGATTGTGGGCATTGCCCCCAATTCCCCTGCAGCCAGAGCGGGCCTCCGACCGGGAGACTGGATTGCCAAGATTAACGATCTGAACCAACCTACCCCCCAACAGGTGCAAAGCGTGGTCGAGCAAACAAAACCAGGGCAGACCCTTACTTTGGAGATTCAACGCGGCGATCGCCGGCAAACCGTTAGCCTGCAACCAGAGCCAATGCCACCGGAATTGTATCCCTCCTCTTCGCCAGAATAG
- a CDS encoding response regulator translates to MAKSPLQYFLKLFVPATAVLVAILAPIYLAQRQDILSDLQLREESKVERGSLILTTYLDTLITDVLTIATIHGFDDLGVNSSSTAQLREMEQDVQDWLLSKRTYDRLYFLSPNGDIRLSFALGHNLGIRVNHPSQEPELLQNYWPVIRQLVRNEVFISPFDIEVQQNEAPSVAANPILYVGTPVYTRQQQLVGFLVVRYRAANLLNTLINGCRGVYGSCLLANSQGYWILAERTSHEWGFRYPERQHLTVQHLYPELWQEMQSQPTGSIIGQYGLFAYRSVLPLKAHHISADPVSRTPLYQNEYRLWVISHIAPNVIERQLRPLSLQFLFLFLILWAASGAGLAIITVDHRRKLKLHQLLEASEVRFRSVSEMAPVGIFTADLDGKSTFMNQALLDLLEVKTPAEAQEQWVERLHPEDRDRLLAAWERCQKEHQLLNEQFRLSYADGRVRWVNARVIPIIEDGKVMNFVGTWEDISQMIQQQELLEEARKAAEDASRAKSEFLATMSHEIRTPMNAIIGLTGLLLDTPLNPQQQEFLNTIRLSGDALLTIINDILDFSKIESGKLELEAYPFNLRNCVEDVLDLMASRAVERHIELLAHVDPDIPAHVIGDMGRLRQVLVNLIGNSIKFTQSGEVILHLKGQPSHQYEFLPNYYEFLFAIQDTGVGITPEGMQRLFKPFSQVDASITRHYGGTGLGLAICQRLVERMNGRIWLESKTQNTPLIVGGNPPPHYESIPIKETGSVFYFTVRLLLNPNAEAHGTDQESFVKDRSVLIVDDNATNRQILALQTKGWQMKPLIAENGQQALTLLKTQSPLDVAILDLQMPEMDGLTLAKEIHKTYPEIPLILLTSLGNSLGADQSPLFHALISKPVKQSTLYNVLNDLFSHTPKPVEAKTNKSKTVSIDSLKQDLPPLRILVAEDNKVNQMVALRILEKLGYRGDIAANGLEVLDAVQRQPYDVILMDMQMPEMDGVTATREVINLFQRLNQPRPRIIAMTANAMESDRQLCLDAGMDDYVSKPINLEDLVRALRQCQPLQTSTT, encoded by the coding sequence ATGGCCAAATCACCGTTGCAGTACTTCTTGAAACTTTTTGTTCCAGCAACGGCAGTTTTAGTTGCAATTCTTGCTCCCATTTACCTCGCCCAGCGCCAAGATATTCTCAGCGATCTGCAACTGCGAGAAGAAAGCAAAGTCGAGCGGGGCAGCCTCATCCTCACCACTTACTTAGACACGTTAATTACCGATGTTCTCACCATCGCCACAATCCATGGCTTCGATGATCTTGGGGTCAACTCATCAAGTACAGCACAATTGCGGGAAATGGAGCAGGATGTCCAAGATTGGCTGCTCTCAAAGCGCACCTACGATCGCCTGTATTTTTTGAGCCCCAACGGTGACATCAGACTGAGCTTTGCTTTGGGTCATAACTTGGGCATTAGGGTAAATCACCCATCTCAAGAACCAGAATTGTTGCAGAACTATTGGCCTGTGATTCGTCAATTGGTGCGCAACGAAGTGTTTATCTCGCCCTTTGACATTGAAGTTCAGCAAAATGAGGCACCTTCCGTAGCGGCAAACCCGATTCTCTATGTCGGCACACCGGTTTATACCCGCCAGCAACAACTGGTGGGTTTTTTAGTTGTCCGTTATCGTGCAGCCAACCTACTCAACACATTGATTAATGGGTGTCGTGGCGTCTATGGCAGTTGCCTTTTGGCCAATAGTCAAGGCTACTGGATTTTAGCAGAGCGCACCAGCCATGAATGGGGATTCCGCTACCCCGAGCGGCAGCATCTCACCGTGCAGCATCTCTACCCTGAATTGTGGCAGGAGATGCAATCTCAACCCACGGGCAGCATTATTGGTCAATATGGCCTCTTTGCCTATCGCTCGGTACTGCCTCTGAAGGCGCATCATATTTCTGCTGATCCCGTGAGCCGTACGCCCCTCTATCAAAACGAATATCGGTTGTGGGTGATTTCCCACATCGCGCCCAATGTGATTGAGCGGCAGTTGCGCCCCTTGAGTTTACAGTTTCTTTTTTTATTCCTCATTCTCTGGGCAGCCAGTGGTGCAGGCCTAGCCATTATCACAGTGGATCATCGCCGCAAGCTTAAGTTGCATCAACTCCTTGAGGCCAGTGAAGTGCGGTTTCGCAGTGTCAGTGAAATGGCACCCGTCGGCATTTTTACGGCTGACCTCGATGGCAAGAGTACCTTCATGAATCAGGCACTGTTGGATCTCCTAGAGGTTAAAACCCCGGCCGAAGCCCAAGAACAATGGGTTGAACGACTGCACCCCGAGGATCGCGATCGCCTGCTTGCTGCTTGGGAGCGCTGCCAAAAAGAACACCAGCTCCTCAATGAGCAATTTCGCCTCTCCTACGCTGACGGTAGGGTGCGTTGGGTGAATGCCCGTGTCATTCCCATCATCGAAGACGGCAAGGTAATGAATTTCGTCGGTACATGGGAAGACATCTCGCAAATGATACAGCAGCAGGAACTCCTAGAGGAAGCCCGCAAAGCGGCCGAAGATGCCAGCCGTGCCAAGAGTGAGTTTTTAGCAACGATGAGCCACGAAATCCGCACCCCCATGAACGCGATCATTGGCTTGACAGGATTACTGCTAGATACCCCTCTGAATCCGCAGCAGCAGGAGTTTCTCAACACGATTCGCCTCAGTGGCGATGCACTGTTGACAATCATCAACGACATTCTTGACTTCTCTAAAATTGAGTCCGGCAAGCTGGAGCTAGAGGCCTATCCCTTTAATTTGCGCAATTGCGTCGAAGATGTTCTTGACCTCATGGCCAGTCGTGCCGTTGAGCGACACATTGAGCTACTTGCTCATGTTGATCCTGATATTCCGGCTCATGTCATCGGCGATATGGGACGGCTGCGGCAAGTATTGGTGAATCTCATTGGCAATAGCATCAAATTTACCCAAAGTGGCGAAGTGATTCTCCATCTCAAGGGGCAGCCCAGCCATCAGTACGAGTTTTTGCCCAACTACTATGAATTTCTCTTTGCCATTCAGGATACGGGGGTGGGTATCACCCCAGAGGGGATGCAGCGACTCTTCAAACCCTTTAGCCAAGTGGATGCTTCGATTACCCGCCACTATGGGGGAACCGGTTTGGGATTAGCGATTTGCCAGCGCCTTGTGGAGCGCATGAATGGCCGCATTTGGTTAGAGAGCAAAACTCAGAACACGCCCTTGATTGTTGGCGGCAACCCACCACCCCACTACGAATCCATTCCCATCAAGGAGACGGGGTCAGTGTTTTATTTCACGGTGCGGCTGCTCCTGAATCCTAATGCTGAGGCGCACGGCACGGATCAAGAATCCTTCGTGAAAGATCGCTCGGTGCTGATTGTGGATGACAATGCCACCAATCGCCAAATTCTGGCGTTGCAAACCAAGGGATGGCAGATGAAACCCCTGATTGCTGAGAATGGCCAGCAGGCACTGACACTGCTGAAAACGCAATCGCCTCTGGATGTGGCCATTTTAGATCTGCAAATGCCAGAAATGGATGGCTTGACCCTAGCCAAGGAAATTCACAAGACGTATCCAGAAATTCCGCTGATTTTACTCACCTCCCTCGGCAATTCCCTTGGGGCAGATCAATCGCCATTGTTTCATGCGCTCATTAGTAAGCCAGTAAAGCAGTCCACCCTCTACAATGTCCTCAATGATCTCTTTAGCCATACGCCGAAACCCGTTGAAGCCAAGACAAACAAGAGCAAAACCGTGTCCATTGACAGTCTGAAGCAGGATTTGCCGCCCCTGCGCATTCTTGTTGCCGAGGATAATAAGGTGAATCAGATGGTGGCATTACGGATTTTGGAAAAATTGGGCTATCGCGGTGATATTGCGGCTAATGGCTTGGAAGTGCTGGATGCCGTGCAGCGACAACCCTATGATGTGATTTTGATGGATATGCAAATGCCGGAGATGGATGGGGTCACGGCTACCCGTGAGGTGATTAATCTATTTCAACGGCTGAACCAACCTCGCCCGCGGATTATTGCGATGACGGCCAATGCCATGGAGAGCGATCGCCAGCTTTGTCTCGATGCCGGTATGGATGATTATGTGAGCAAGCCCATTAACCTTGAAGACTTGGTGCGTGCCCTCCGTCAGTGTCAGCCCCTCCAGACCTCAACAACTTAA
- a CDS encoding BolA family protein, which yields MVTPEQLTTLIQSSLPDAFVQVQDLTGGGDHYEAVVVSAAFEGKRLVQQHQLVYSSLKDLMASNELHALALKTYTPQQWAQRQ from the coding sequence ATGGTTACCCCTGAACAACTGACCACCTTAATTCAATCCAGCTTGCCCGATGCCTTTGTGCAGGTGCAGGATTTGACTGGGGGGGGCGATCATTACGAAGCTGTAGTGGTCTCTGCCGCCTTTGAGGGCAAGCGACTGGTGCAGCAGCACCAATTGGTCTATAGCAGCCTCAAGGATCTCATGGCCAGCAATGAACTCCACGCCCTTGCCCTCAAGACCTATACCCCCCAGCAATGGGCACAACGCCAGTGA
- a CDS encoding MBL fold metallo-hydrolase yields the protein MISIPVAQQQKPPRLVLPMVYGFPPNRETLGGTAYLIVENDGNTLIDSPPWTDSSQNWLREQGGVQRLILTHRGAIAHVREMQRTFNCEVIIHAQEAYLLPQVTVTPFNHHLAISETLEILWTPGHSPGSACVYWSGQGGVLFSGRHLLPTPTGELAPMKTATTFHWPRQLRSVEALKAFCRQKSLSYLCPGANIGFLRGTLAIANAQAVLQELPVDSLLTNKV from the coding sequence ATGATTTCGATACCTGTGGCTCAACAACAGAAACCGCCCCGCCTTGTATTGCCCATGGTCTATGGGTTTCCGCCCAACCGCGAGACGCTGGGAGGCACTGCTTATCTCATTGTAGAAAATGATGGCAATACCCTTATTGATTCCCCCCCTTGGACAGATAGCAGCCAAAATTGGCTCAGGGAGCAGGGTGGCGTTCAGCGCCTCATCCTTACCCATCGGGGGGCGATCGCCCACGTTCGTGAGATGCAGCGCACCTTTAACTGTGAAGTGATCATCCATGCCCAAGAAGCCTATCTCCTGCCCCAAGTGACGGTAACCCCGTTTAACCACCATCTAGCCATCAGTGAAACCCTCGAAATCCTCTGGACACCCGGTCACTCCCCCGGTAGCGCCTGTGTCTATTGGTCTGGCCAAGGGGGCGTTCTCTTTAGCGGTCGTCACCTACTGCCTACGCCTACGGGAGAACTGGCACCGATGAAAACGGCGACCACCTTCCACTGGCCGCGACAACTGCGCAGCGTTGAGGCATTAAAAGCCTTCTGTCGGCAGAAGTCCCTGAGTTATCTGTGTCCGGGGGCGAATATTGGTTTTCTGCGGGGGACACTGGCGATCGCCAACGCCCAAGCTGTCTTGCAAGAACTCCCCGTTGATAGCCTTTTGACTAACAAAGTTTAA
- the grxD gene encoding Grx4 family monothiol glutaredoxin, which yields MTPELHAKIDHLVKSNKIIVFMKGSKLMPQCGFSNNAVQILNALGVPYETVDVLEDFEIRQGIKEYSNWPTIPQVFINGEFIGGSDILIELYQSGELQQLVEVALAS from the coding sequence ATGACACCCGAACTCCACGCCAAAATCGATCATCTCGTCAAAAGCAACAAAATCATTGTCTTTATGAAGGGCAGCAAGCTCATGCCCCAATGCGGGTTTTCTAACAATGCGGTGCAAATCCTGAATGCCCTCGGTGTCCCCTATGAAACGGTGGATGTCCTTGAGGATTTTGAGATTCGCCAAGGGATTAAGGAGTATTCCAACTGGCCCACGATTCCCCAAGTGTTTATCAATGGCGAGTTCATTGGTGGTTCGGATATTCTCATTGAGCTATATCAAAGTGGTGAATTGCAACAACTGGTTGAGGTGGCCTTGGCCTCCTAG
- a CDS encoding zinc-dependent alcohol dehydrogenase family protein, with the protein MKAVAIAEFGEPDVLVLREVPEPQIQAANEVKIQLRAASVNPIDTKLRQRGTFFPDRRPAILGCDGAGVVVAVGSAVQRFQVGDEVYFCYGGLGDRGGCYAEYTVVPEAAVAHKPKTLSFIQAAALPLAVITAWEALGDRGAVPPLNVLATVKTVLIHAGAGGVGHLAIQLARRSGAQVATTISSAAKARFTQDLGATLAINYKTTDWIQAVLDWTGGRGVDFALDTVGGTTFSDTFKAVRPYGTLATLLEPAADTPWKIARQRNLLIQLTLMLTPQLMGLNEALAHQGKILEQVVTLVDRGELKVVVDKTFPLGAAADAHRYLSQRLVQGKVVLIP; encoded by the coding sequence ATGAAAGCTGTTGCTATTGCAGAATTTGGTGAACCTGATGTTTTAGTACTACGGGAGGTGCCTGAGCCGCAGATTCAAGCTGCCAATGAGGTGAAAATTCAACTGCGGGCTGCTAGTGTTAACCCCATTGATACGAAGCTGCGACAGCGAGGAACGTTTTTTCCCGATCGCCGGCCTGCCATTCTTGGTTGTGATGGAGCAGGGGTGGTGGTGGCTGTCGGTTCAGCAGTGCAGCGGTTTCAGGTAGGAGACGAGGTCTATTTCTGCTATGGGGGGTTGGGCGATCGCGGGGGGTGTTATGCCGAATACACTGTTGTTCCTGAAGCGGCTGTTGCCCACAAGCCGAAAACCCTCTCATTTATTCAGGCGGCTGCCTTGCCCTTGGCCGTGATTACCGCTTGGGAAGCCTTGGGCGATCGCGGGGCAGTCCCACCTCTCAATGTGCTTGCAACTGTAAAAACTGTGCTGATCCATGCCGGCGCTGGCGGCGTAGGGCATCTCGCCATTCAACTGGCTCGGCGATCGGGGGCACAAGTGGCCACCACAATTAGTTCCGCGGCAAAAGCACGATTTACCCAAGACCTCGGTGCCACCCTTGCCATCAATTACAAAACCACTGACTGGATACAGGCAGTTTTAGATTGGACGGGGGGTCGAGGAGTGGACTTTGCCCTTGATACCGTTGGTGGTACGACCTTTAGCGACACCTTCAAAGCGGTGCGTCCCTATGGCACCCTCGCCACCCTCTTGGAACCCGCCGCCGATACCCCATGGAAAATTGCCCGCCAGCGGAACCTACTGATTCAGCTCACTCTGATGCTGACACCGCAACTCATGGGCTTAAACGAGGCCTTGGCTCATCAGGGCAAAATTCTTGAGCAAGTCGTCACCCTCGTGGATCGCGGCGAGCTAAAAGTGGTTGTGGATAAAACCTTTCCCTTGGGGGCGGCGGCCGATGCCCATCGCTATCTCAGCCAACGCTTGGTGCAGGGTAAGGTGGTACTCATCCCATAG
- a CDS encoding Hsp20/alpha crystallin family protein, with product MALVRWEPFREIDALQRQMNRLFDELIPLTERRSDFSFLPAAELEETPDALLLKIELPGMDAKDLDIQVTADAVSVSGERKSESQSESNGIKRTEFRYGKFQRVIPLPVRIQNTDVKAEYKDGILHLTLPKAEEEKNRVVKVNLG from the coding sequence ATGGCACTCGTTCGTTGGGAACCATTCCGCGAAATCGATGCGCTACAACGCCAAATGAACCGTCTATTCGATGAATTGATTCCCTTGACCGAACGTCGCAGTGATTTTAGCTTCTTGCCGGCAGCTGAACTAGAAGAAACCCCTGATGCTTTGCTTCTAAAAATTGAACTGCCCGGCATGGATGCCAAAGACTTAGATATTCAAGTCACGGCGGATGCGGTCTCTGTCAGTGGTGAACGCAAATCTGAAAGCCAAAGCGAAAGCAACGGTATCAAACGCACCGAATTCCGCTACGGTAAATTCCAACGGGTCATTCCTCTGCCAGTGCGGATTCAAAATACCGATGTCAAAGCTGAATACAAAGATGGCATCCTGCACCTGACCCTGCCGAAAGCGGAAGAAGAGAAAAACCGCGTCGTCAAAGTGAACCTTGGCTAA